Proteins from a genomic interval of Schistosoma mansoni, WGS project CABG00000000 data, chromosome 3 unplaced supercontig 0083, strain Puerto Rico, whole genome shotgun sequence:
- a CDS encoding elongation factor 1-beta, putative produces the protein MIDFGDLKTASALKKLDDYLLTRSYISGFQPTQADVSTFIALEKSSLSDFGNISRWYRHIDSFGAERKKFPAAPESANPEPAKCTQPAASDEFDLFVSDDDEEYEKLRSERQAAYEAKKATKNIPVAKSTVIFDVKPWGDDTDMAEMEKAVRSIQTDGLLWGASKLIPLAYGIKKLQIACVIEDDKVSTDMLEEEITKFEDFVQSVDIAAFNKL, from the exons ATGATTGACTTTGGTGACTTGAAAACTGCTTCGGCCCTGAAGAAGCTAGATGATTATCTGCTTACCAGAAGTTATATATCAGG GTTTCAGCCTACTCAAGCAGATGTTTCAACGTTTATAGCCCTTGAAAAGTCATCGTTATCAGATTTTGGCAATATTTCACGCTGGTACAGACATATTGATTCCTTTGGTGCGGAGCGAAAAAAGTTTCCTGCTGCACCGGAATCCGCTAATCCTGAACCAG CTAAATGTACTCAGCCTGCTGCAAGCGACGAGTTTGATTTATTCGTctctgatgatgatgaagagtaTGAAAAACTAAGAAGTGAGCGCCAGGCTGCCTACGAAGCAAAAAAAGCAACTAAAAATATTCCTGTTGCGAAGTCTACTGTTATCTTTGATGTAAAACCATGGGGCGACGACACTGATATGGCGGAGATGGAAAAAGCTGTCCGTAGTATTCAAACTGATGGGCTGTTATGGGGTGCATCCAAACTTATCCCTTTGGCCTATGGGATTAAGAAACTCCAAATTGCATGTGTTATTGAAGATGATAAG GTTAGCACTGATATGTTAGAAGAAGAAATAACGAAGTTTGAAGATTTTGTCCAGTCAGTTGATATAGCTGCTTTTAACAAACTCTAG
- a CDS encoding XP_018645486.1, with the protein MSIVSSRFCRHILKGRNNKIITKYQILITTHPMSLEINMFPGISAVKQRFHSLLNVHMETKHCTHVSLDIVKPYNSLIYALRELYKSLLIRSRKNALPNK; encoded by the coding sequence ATGTCCATTGTCTCCAGTCGTTTCTGTCGTCATATTCTGAAAGGgagaaacaataaaataattactaaatatcaaatacttaTCACTACACATCCCATGAGCTTGGAAATTAACATGTTTCCAGGCATTAGTGCTGTTAAACAACGCTTTCATTCATTGTTGAATGTCCACATGGAAACAAAGCATTGTACTCATGTCTCATTAGATATCGTCAAACCATACAATTCATTGATTTATGCACTAAGGGAACTATACAAATCACTACTTATTCGTAGCAGAAAAAATGCTCTCCCTAATAAATAG